Within Sphingobium sp. SCG-1, the genomic segment AACGACACCACGTCTATAAGAAAGTGAATCACGCCGCCCGCAATCAACCAACCGAAAGTGACATGAGCCAAAATCTTGTGTGCCGTCATATCTATCCTTCTCTTCGCTTACTGACGAGGGCGTCCAATTTGTTCTCTCAACGATAACGGTCTGCTAGTTGCGGCGATTGTGCGGCAAACGCCGCAAGATTGGCGCTGACTACTGCCTCGAGCAGATCGGCTCGCTCGACGCCTGGAGCGCAGACGAGTTCGCCAAGGGCAAGACCTCGCAAGCTACCGGTGACCACGTCTTCCGCCGACATGCGCGGAAGTGCGCTAAGGTCCATTCCTTGGCGCTCATGGAATTCGGTTGCGACGATGCCGGGGCATAGCACCTGTATCCTAATGCCCTTGGACTTCAGCTCTTCGTCCAGGGCCTGCGAGAAGGCGACCATATGCGCTAGGGTTGCAACATATGTGGCTCGGCCCGCAGCAGGGCCAAGTTGCGCCGAGGCTCCGAACGCGAGCATGCCCGATACATTGATGATTGTCCCACGGCCTTTTGTGACCATGGCGGGCACCGCGGCTCTGGCGAGCATTGCCGGAGCAACTGCCTTCACGTGAAGCAACTCGCTTGCCTTGTCGGGCGGCAGATCGACGAACGACATATAGTGCGCTACCCCCGCATTGTTGATGAGCATGGTGAGCGATGCGCTCGCCGATATCGCCTTGGCGACCGCATCGATGCCTTCATTTGTGCCCAAGTCCGCTACCAACGGCGTGACCTCGTTGTTCGGGAATTCGGCGGCCAGTTCATCAAGCCGATCACGGCGACGGCCGACCGCTATGAGATCATATCCGTCGGTAGCGAGGCGCCGGGCGAAGGCCCGGCCGATACCCGAGGATGCGCCAGTAATGAGAGCCAAGCCTCTGACCGTGTCATGAACTTGACTTTTCGGACTTTCTGAAGTATTCATGTCGTTCTCTCCTGGATCAAAGTAACGCGTGTTCGGACAGCACCGACAGCGATGGCGCTTCTGGCGGAATCGACTAATGTCACCGCTACCGGGCGTGGCTTCCAACCCAATATGGTTTGAGCCTTGGCTGATGTGAAATCATGTCTGCGGCCGATCGTCGGTACTACAAAGCGCATCGGGCGCTGAAACAATGCGACTATGCGAAGCATGAAGTCCGGCATCTGCTTAGTGGGCACTTTTTTTGCGGTTTCCCCGAGTTCCGATCTTAATATTTTGGCCACATCGGCCAACCAGACGAATTCACTTGCAGCGATGAAACGCTCCCCTGCGGCTTCCGGAACGGTCATGGCACGGATATGCAGGTCCGCAACGTCGCGGACATCGACTATGCCAAAGCCGATGCGCGGGAACCTTGGCAAGCTGCCGTTCAACATGCGCTCTACCAGTGCTGTGGAGTGATGATTGTCGGGATTGAGAGTAGGGCCGGCGACGGCCACCGGCAAGACTGTGCTTAGGGTGGTTGGCCCACTCTGATTTGCCATGAATGCCCAGACCGCTCGTTCCGCTAATGTCTTGGCAATGCGGTACGGCCCGAGATCGGGATCGCTCACATCCGTCCATACCGTTTCATCGAAGATGCCGTCGGGACTGTTCATGAGAGGTCTGCAGGCTTCGACTGCAGAAGTCAGTACGACGCGTTCCACTTTGGCGGTGCAGGCCGCGCGAATTACGCGAAGGGCGCCGTCTCGAGTAGGAATAATCAGATCATCAGGATTGCGCGGAGCCTGGACGCCAACGGGAGCAGCGATATGAAGTACATAGTTGCAGCCGTTCACTGCGGCCTCCCATCCCACATCACTTGTTAGGTCAGCTGCAAAGAAAGATAGCCGGTCGGCCGGATCTACTTCAACGGCAATCCGCTCGCGAAGGCCCGCCTCTTTGTCCAAGCTGCGCACCGTGGTGCGGACGGAATAACCACGTTTTAGCAACTCCACGATGGTCCAGCTTCCAACGGAACCGGTGCCCCCGGTTACCAATACAGTCTTAGACATGTGTCGTTCCCCCTTATTCTATAGGTTAGCCGATCATCGCCAGTTTAGATTCAACTGAGAATACGCCAGAGGGCGTCGAAGGCAGCGACACTGTGTTTTTCGGCATTGGCCCGATCGCGGATCATGAAATCTATCGTCGTTTCGGCCAGAGCGCTCATAAGTGCTGTTACGAAAGCAAGTGGGACATCGCACATCGGCCCGGTTGCGCGGCTGCGTTCCAGAAGTTGCGCTACGCCGGCCATCATTTGGTGCGCGGCCTGACGGCTTTCTTCGGTAATATCGTCTGATACATCCAGATGCGCCAGCGTCCTGCGCTTTTCGGGGCAGGAAGTCGCCCAGTAAAGCCAGTCCAACCATGTCTGGAACATCTGCTGCCGAATATCCCCGTCGGCACGGAGATTGCCGACGGCAGCTGCCGCCATTTCCCTCTTAAGTTCGATGTAGAGCTGATTTAGCAGATCGGTTTTGGTGGGGAAGTAAGTAAACAACGAACCATTGGAGACCCCGGCTTCCTTCGCGATTGCCGCCGTCGCTGCACCAAGGCCTTCGGAGGCGATAATGCTGGTCGCCGCCGACATTATTGCATTCCGCTTCTCATCGCTCTTGGGTCGCGCCATGATCTCTCTTCTGCCTCGGCTATCTTTGTATAGAGTGACTACTCAGTCAACAAAAAAAGATGGCCCTAGGCATTTTTGCTAGCACCTGCAGCTTCCAGCCGGAGGATTAGTTGGGATCTCGGGGGATAGCCATGTTCCGTGCGTCTTTTCAGTCGTCTGCCTCGCCTAATTCCGACATTGCCTGTGGCGGATAGCGTTCTCCTTTCGCCGCTCCCAGTGGCGTAATCCTGTCGATCGCCGCCAGATCTTCTTGGGACAAGCAGGTTCGCAGCGCGTCAATCGCTTCGCCAAGGCGACTCCGCTTGGTCGTGCCGATAAGGGGTACGATATCCGGACCTTGCGCCACAACCCAGGCGATCGCAAGCTGCGCGATGCTGACCCGATGCGTGTCTGCTATTTCCTTCAAACCCGACACGAGCGAAAGATTATGGGCAATATTCTCGGCATGGAAGCGCGGCCCGGTGAGGCGCCAATCCCCCGGCTTAAGCTTATCGCCTTGGTAGCTGTTGGTAATTAGACCGCGAGACAGAACCCCATAGGCAGTAACCGAGATTCCCAGCTCACGCAGGACGGCAAGCTGATTTGCCTCCGGATTACGCGTCAGCAACGAATATTCGACCTGCACATCGACGATTGGATGAACATCTGCAGCCCGGCGGATGTTGGCGACGCCCACTTCAGAAAGTCCGATGTGGCGTACATATCCCGCTTTGACGAGATCGGCCACGGCACCAATAGTTTCTTCATAGGGGATCGCGGGGTCGGCACGGGCTGGACGATATATGTCGATATGATCAACGCCCAGTCTGCGAAGGCCGGCTATAACCGCGCCCTTTGCTTTCTTGCTCAAATTTTGGGTTGAGTCCGGGTCATTGATATCGCCGAATGTGCCGAACTTGACGCTTAATATGTAGCGGTCGCGCGATATGCCTTTCAGTGCTTCGCCTAACAAAAGCTCGTTATGGCCGTCGCCGTAAAAATGGCCAGTGTCGAACAAGTTGATGCCCTGGTCGAGTGCGGCATGAATGGTTGCGATGCTTTCGGCGCGATCGGCCGCGCCATAGCGGCCCGACATTCCCATGCAACCCAGACCAAGAGCAGATACGATTGGGCCCGTCGAGCCTAGTTGGCGACACAGCATGCAACAGGTATTCCTTCTATGGCGGACTGCAAAGGTGGTTGGTACCCGGTCGATCGTAAGCAGAAGGCCAGCCTTCCACTGACGTTGCAGTGCTATTGAGAGACGCGACGACTCAGTACCGTCCCGATGTTCATGGTTTTTAAATGCGGCGGAGGGCGCCGATCATCACGAGGTACAACCATGCGCTTCAAGCGCGTGATGGTCAGCAGTTCAGCTTTCGGATCAGGTCCGGCAACATTTTGGCGCCGTGATGGCCACGCGCCACAACAGCTTCGGCGTCGATACCCGCATTCGCCATGACCTTGGCAAAAATGTCCATATCCTCCGCTTCGACGGCCGCCATATGGGGCGCTGTCTCAGGTGTTAGGACGGTGTTGATATGAATAAGCGAGTTGCTGAAACCGCTGCACAGTTTGATCGCCTCGATCAGCTTCCAGAGGTTGAGGCCATAGCGACTTGCAAGATCGACGAGGTCGGCGACATTGGCTTGGTTCATGATCATCATGGTGTTGTTGAAGAGCTTAGCTGCCTGCCCCGATCCTGAATCCCCCAGGTAAACTACATGGCGGGAAAAGCTCTGGAATAAAGGCTCGCAACGATTTGCCACCGCCTCTGGTCCGCCCACAAGCGTTGTCAGTGTTTTTTCTTCCGCGCCCCGGCGCGCACCACTGACAGGCGCATCCAGGCTCTCGATGCGGTGCTGTGCGCATAATTCGGCCAGGTGCCCAGCATTTGCGGGTGTCCCCGTGCCGTGGTTGACGATAACTGAGCCTTTTTTTAGTCCGGTTAAAAGTCCGTTCTGTACGACTTCAAAGAGGTCGTCATCAGTGCGTAAGCAGAGAGCGACAACGGAGCAGGCTTGCGCGAGAGCGCCTAACCCGTCGTGCGCGGTATAGCGCACTTTCCCCAGATCCTTGTAGCTGAGGGGCCGGCGCGCCCATACATGAAGATCGAAGCCGCCCTCGGCCAGAGCCTTGGCCATGGGAAGGCCTTGATCCCCCAGGCCGATGAACCCCACCGACATTCCGCTTTGCATATGATTCATTGGTCGCTCCTGTTTCAACTGTTTTCATGGCGAACTTAAGGGAAATGCCGCCGCCAAGAGTGAGTGACCTGCACCAAAGGTGCCGCCAAGTGCCACGCCTTGGAGAGCTTCAGCCGAGACTGATATGAACCGCGGCATCCTCCCTGCTGGTCGTGCGAATTGTAGCGCGCGTTGATCGGACCTCCATAATCTGCATGGCGCAGGTGGCCCGAATGGAAAGTCCAAGCCGATTGCTGCACCCACAGCAATGTAATGCTGGGGCTATTGGCAATTTGCCCTTCTTGTTCGAAAGACGTGTTAGAAGTTGATGGCGATGCTGCCGCCGAATGTGAGTGGAGGGTTGGCAAACACGGTTGGGAAGCCAATATTCTGTTCGACCACGGATGTGATAACCTTTTCGTTTGCAAGGTTTTTTCCCCAAATCTTCAGGCTGATAGCATCGCCCGGCAGGTTCCAGGTTACCGAGGCATTGAAGAGGGTATAGGGGCTTTGCCGGACCAGATTGTCCGCCTGGAAGTAATAGTCGCCATTGTAATTTGCAGTGACGTTGAAGTCGAGCGACCCCGCCGGTAAGACGTGATGGTAATCAACTGCCAGCGTTCCGCTGAAGCTCTGCGCGAGCGGCAACCGGTTACCGGTGGCGTCGCCTGGCGCAAGCGTGTTCCCGAGCCCGCCGGGATTGGGATATGCGAACACGGCGCCATTAAAATCTGTGAACTCGGTATGCACGAGTTCGAATCCGCCGGAGGCACGCAAACCATCGGTGATCTGCGCCTCAAAGTCGACATCTACTCCATAAAGCTTGGCTTTAGGTCCGTTCACGACCTGCTGGGTCGTATTGATGAACTGGATCACCTGAAGATTGGTATAGTCGTAGTAGAAGCCTTCTACATTCAGGCGCAGCCGACGATCGAGCAGTTCCGATTTGAACCCGGCCGCGTAGGCCTTCAGCTTCTCTGGCAAGTAGCCAGCAGTTTGCGGCGAGACCGTGTTGAAGCCGCCACTTTTGAAGCCGGTACTGAACGAGGCATATGCCATCATGTCTGCCGAGAATTTATGATCAAGCGCAATGCGGATCGTGGGCTCGCTGAAGCGTACATTCTTCGCGAAGTTGGTAGTCGTCGTAACACCCAGCTTATTTGTCGAGATCACACGCGCATCCTTCAACTCACGGCGTTCATAGGTGTAGCGAGCGCCCAATGTGAGGTGCGTATCAGGGAGAAATTCCCAATTCATTTGACCGAATGGTGCGACGGATTCTGAATTTTCGGTCGCGTAGGACAGTGTCTGCGCAATTGACGTGGGACTTGGCGTGAACAGGCCGCCAAAGTTCCGCTGAATCGGATCCGTAATATTGTCGTAGTTGAAATAATAGACTCCGAACATCCAGTCCAGCCGGCCGCCGCCGTTCGAAATGACTTGGAATTCCTGGCTGAAGCTTCGGCTCGGCAGGCGGGGCTGACGAACGACCTGCAGGGCCGGGGCGTTCGGCGTATTGGGAACAGCAGTATTATCGAACACGTTCGCGGCCACCAAGTCGCGGTATGCTGTTATCGAGACCAGCTTCACCGCTTCGCCCCCGTGGTTTATAGCGAGGCTGACACCGCCACCGTGAAGCGCGATGTATGAGTCGGTGCCTGCGTAGGTATCGTACACAGACTTCAGCGGACTCGTCACATAGGGATTGTCGAATGACAGCCGCGTGCCCGGCAATGGCTGGCGGCTGTTCGCAAAACGCTTCCAGTCGGCATAGTCACCAGCGATCGTGGCGTCGGTATTCTCACCGAGCTGAAAGAACAATTTGCCGCGGATCGAAAAGTCGTGATCGATCCTGAAAGTATCTTTCCCGGTTGTGCGGTTCTTGCCCCAGCCATCGCCCTGCGTCCCGTAGGCGATAGCGAGGCTGGCTGCGACATTATCGCTTAGGCCCCCGGTCAGGTACGCGCCTCCTTTGACCGTAGCGTAATTGTCCACTTCCGCGTGCATCTTACCACTGAAATCAAAACTCGGCCGCTTCGTCGTGATCTGGATAACACCAGCTGTCGCATTTCGGCCAAACAACGTGCCTTGCGGACCCTTCAGCACCGCAATCTGCTCGATATCTTCGAATTCGCGCAGGCCTTCGCGCTGCTGAGGGATGTATACTCCGTCGATGTAAAGCGCGACTGGGTTCTCTGTCACCGTGCTCGCTGTGCCTATACCGCGGATCGAGGGCTGGAAAGAACCGGCATCAACGCGGACGTTAAGGCCGGGAACAACTGTGTTCAGGTGCATCGTGTCCGTGACGCCGCTGGCCGCTAGCTTTTCACCGGATGCTGCGGTGATCGCGATAGGGACGCGCTGAAGATTTTCCGACCGCTTCTGTGCGGTCACGACAATTTCTTCCAGTCCACGGTTGGATGCTGGGGACGGAGGCGAGGCCGCGTCTTGCGCAAGTGCAGTGCCAGAATAGACCGTCGCGACGGCGATGACGATAGAAGATGTTGTGCGGCTCATTTTTACTTCTCCCTCTCCTGATAATATTACCTATAGATGTCACAAAGGTTTAAATATTTTTGTGAGTAAAGTATTGTTTCTACCGCTATATTAATTCTATAGTATTCAATAGAATTTGGTATAGCTCTCAATTTTATTATTTATGGCGTTATTAGAGAAAGAGCTGGCGGAACTCGGCGACTGCACAAAACCTGCTCATCGCGATAAAGTTTTCGCCAATAATTAGCCATGGAACGGTTGACGCGGATCTACCGAGATTGTGTTCTGCACGACGTATTCGCGCTGCACCACAAATCCTTTTCCACGATGTGTTTGCAAGCTGTCACAATCCCCTCCTGCACCGCGTAGCGGCCTCTTTATGATCCACGTTTAGCCTAATGACAATTTGCAATCAACAAAAGTCCTCCATATAGAGAATATTGTTGAATTTATGATTGTGCGAACGCTTCAGGCGGTGCCGGTCGCGGGAAAGCAAGTGGGAGGATGGAATTGGCCAGATGGTTGGTCGGTGTTGATACCGGCGGGACGTTCACAGATCTGTTGGCGTTCGAACAAGAAACTGGCGCACTGAAGCGTGCCAAGGTGCCTTCGGTCCCGCAGGATCCGTCGCTCGCAGTCATTAACGCGCTAGAGGTGCTGTTCGCCGACGGGGTCGAGGCAAGGGACGTTGTGATGTTCACCCACGGCACAACCGTGGCGACCAATGCGCTGCTGGAAGGGCGGGGCGTCAAAACCGGTCTCTTGATCACGCGTGGCTTTAGGGCTGTCTACGAAGCACGCGGTTGGTCCCAGCCAACCGGAAGCGACCTTCTAGATACTTTCTACCAAAAGCCACCGCTTCTGGTGCCGCAATCCCTCACAGAAGAGGCGGTGGAACGGCTGGATTTCAGGGGCGAGGTACTCATCCCGCTCGATGAGGAGGCCCTTCGCCAGTCGGTACGCAACCTTCTCGCCAAAGGCGTGGAGGCGATCGCGATCTGTTTTCTCTACTCATTCGTCAATAGCACTCATGAGGAGCTGGCGGCGCGGATCGTGGCCGAAGAAGCCCCTAGCTGCCGCGTCTCGATTTCGTCGCACGTCTTGCCGGTCATACGCGAATATCCGCGGCTTTCGACGACGGTCATCGATGCGTATGTCGGCCCGAAGATCGAGGTCTATCTGATGCGGTTGACCGAACGGTTGCGGGAGCGCGGCATCGTGACGCCGCAAACCTTTCTGATGCAGTCCAATGGTGGCCTGATGCGGATCGCGCTGGGTGCGCGTCATCCCAACCAGACGCTACTGTCCGGGCCCGCCGCGGGGGTCATTGCCGGCGCCGACCTCGCGCGCGCGATGATGTGCGAACATGCGATAACCTTCGACATCGGCGGCACGTCCACAGACCTTGCCATCATTGTGAATGGCCGCCTGCCGGAGACGGCTCAGGGGGAGATCGCTGGACAAGACATCGGTACGCCGATGCTGCGCGTTCGAACATTGGGGGCAGGCGGGGGAACGATCGCTGCGGCGGGCAGGGACGGCCTTCTAAAGGTCGGGCCGCAAAGCGCCGGTTCTGTCCCTGGCCCCGCCTGCTACGGTCGGGGCGGTACGCAGGCGACGGTGACCGATGCCAATCTTGTCCTGGGCGCGCTCAGCGGCAAGGCACTGCTGGCAGGCACCTTGTCGCTGGACGAGGCGGCCGCACATGGCGTGATAGCCAACTTGGCGGCCGAGCTCGGCATCGACAGTATCGCCTGCGCATCCGGTATCCTGAAGATCGTCAATACGCAGATGGCGATCGACGTGCGGATCGCGCTGCAGGAACAAGGTCAGGACCCTCGCAAATTCACGCTGATAGCTTTTGGCGGCGCGGGGCCGCTACACGCCGCCGCCGTCGCGCGTGAAGTCGGCATCCGGCGCATCCTTGTCCCGCTCTATCCTGGTCTCAATTGCGCTATGGGTATGCTGCAGACCAGTGTGCGGCACTCGTATCTGAAGTCGGATATGGGCGGTTTGGCTGGCTTCCCTGCCGAGCGGATCGAGAGCATCTTCGATGGCCTGTGCACCCAGGCTTATGCAGAAGCCGAGGAAGAAGGATTCGAGAGAGATGCAGTTACGCTTACGCGCCTTCTGGATCTGCGATATCTTCACCAGGGTTATACATTGGGCGTGATTTGCCCGGACCGCATTAGCGGGGGTGATAAGGCCGGCATCAAGGCCAGCTTCGACGAACTTCATCATCAGATGTACGGCCAATCCGCTCCGGCGGAAGACATCGAGATCGTCACTTTCCGTCTGCAGTCGGAAATTTCGGTCCCGACCCTGAGCTTCTCCGATGCCTTGGTAGGCACCCCTGATCCCCTGAGAAAAGTCGAGAGCCGCGAACTCTTTGATCTCGAAAGC encodes:
- a CDS encoding NAD-dependent epimerase/dehydratase family protein, producing the protein MSKTVLVTGGTGSVGSWTIVELLKRGYSVRTTVRSLDKEAGLRERIAVEVDPADRLSFFAADLTSDVGWEAAVNGCNYVLHIAAPVGVQAPRNPDDLIIPTRDGALRVIRAACTAKVERVVLTSAVEACRPLMNSPDGIFDETVWTDVSDPDLGPYRIAKTLAERAVWAFMANQSGPTTLSTVLPVAVAGPTLNPDNHHSTALVERMLNGSLPRFPRIGFGIVDVRDVADLHIRAMTVPEAAGERFIAASEFVWLADVAKILRSELGETAKKVPTKQMPDFMLRIVALFQRPMRFVVPTIGRRHDFTSAKAQTILGWKPRPVAVTLVDSARSAIAVGAVRTRVTLIQERTT
- a CDS encoding hydantoinase/oxoprolinase family protein; the encoded protein is MARWLVGVDTGGTFTDLLAFEQETGALKRAKVPSVPQDPSLAVINALEVLFADGVEARDVVMFTHGTTVATNALLEGRGVKTGLLITRGFRAVYEARGWSQPTGSDLLDTFYQKPPLLVPQSLTEEAVERLDFRGEVLIPLDEEALRQSVRNLLAKGVEAIAICFLYSFVNSTHEELAARIVAEEAPSCRVSISSHVLPVIREYPRLSTTVIDAYVGPKIEVYLMRLTERLRERGIVTPQTFLMQSNGGLMRIALGARHPNQTLLSGPAAGVIAGADLARAMMCEHAITFDIGGTSTDLAIIVNGRLPETAQGEIAGQDIGTPMLRVRTLGAGGGTIAAAGRDGLLKVGPQSAGSVPGPACYGRGGTQATVTDANLVLGALSGKALLAGTLSLDEAAAHGVIANLAAELGIDSIACASGILKIVNTQMAIDVRIALQEQGQDPRKFTLIAFGGAGPLHAAAVAREVGIRRILVPLYPGLNCAMGMLQTSVRHSYLKSDMGGLAGFPAERIESIFDGLCTQAYAEAEEEGFERDAVTLTRLLDLRYLHQGYTLGVICPDRISGGDKAGIKASFDELHHQMYGQSAPAEDIEIVTFRLQSEISVPTLSFSDALVGTPDPLRKVESRELFDLESDRFLNANVFDRADMQPGQVIAGPALIQQYDSTVVILARQDATVMPNGTLVIEEQEDQ
- a CDS encoding TonB-dependent receptor; the protein is MSRTTSSIVIAVATVYSGTALAQDAASPPSPASNRGLEEIVVTAQKRSENLQRVPIAITAASGEKLAASGVTDTMHLNTVVPGLNVRVDAGSFQPSIRGIGTASTVTENPVALYIDGVYIPQQREGLREFEDIEQIAVLKGPQGTLFGRNATAGVIQITTKRPSFDFSGKMHAEVDNYATVKGGAYLTGGLSDNVAASLAIAYGTQGDGWGKNRTTGKDTFRIDHDFSIRGKLFFQLGENTDATIAGDYADWKRFANSRQPLPGTRLSFDNPYVTSPLKSVYDTYAGTDSYIALHGGGVSLAINHGGEAVKLVSITAYRDLVAANVFDNTAVPNTPNAPALQVVRQPRLPSRSFSQEFQVISNGGGRLDWMFGVYYFNYDNITDPIQRNFGGLFTPSPTSIAQTLSYATENSESVAPFGQMNWEFLPDTHLTLGARYTYERRELKDARVISTNKLGVTTTTNFAKNVRFSEPTIRIALDHKFSADMMAYASFSTGFKSGGFNTVSPQTAGYLPEKLKAYAAGFKSELLDRRLRLNVEGFYYDYTNLQVIQFINTTQQVVNGPKAKLYGVDVDFEAQITDGLRASGGFELVHTEFTDFNGAVFAYPNPGGLGNTLAPGDATGNRLPLAQSFSGTLAVDYHHVLPAGSLDFNVTANYNGDYYFQADNLVRQSPYTLFNASVTWNLPGDAISLKIWGKNLANEKVITSVVEQNIGFPTVFANPPLTFGGSIAINF
- a CDS encoding aldo/keto reductase produces the protein MLCRQLGSTGPIVSALGLGCMGMSGRYGAADRAESIATIHAALDQGINLFDTGHFYGDGHNELLLGEALKGISRDRYILSVKFGTFGDINDPDSTQNLSKKAKGAVIAGLRRLGVDHIDIYRPARADPAIPYEETIGAVADLVKAGYVRHIGLSEVGVANIRRAADVHPIVDVQVEYSLLTRNPEANQLAVLRELGISVTAYGVLSRGLITNSYQGDKLKPGDWRLTGPRFHAENIAHNLSLVSGLKEIADTHRVSIAQLAIAWVVAQGPDIVPLIGTTKRSRLGEAIDALRTCLSQEDLAAIDRITPLGAAKGERYPPQAMSELGEADD
- a CDS encoding TetR/AcrR family transcriptional regulator, giving the protein MSAATSIIASEGLGAATAAIAKEAGVSNGSLFTYFPTKTDLLNQLYIELKREMAAAAVGNLRADGDIRQQMFQTWLDWLYWATSCPEKRRTLAHLDVSDDITEESRQAAHQMMAGVAQLLERSRATGPMCDVPLAFVTALMSALAETTIDFMIRDRANAEKHSVAAFDALWRILS
- a CDS encoding NAD(P)-dependent oxidoreductase, with the translated sequence MNHMQSGMSVGFIGLGDQGLPMAKALAEGGFDLHVWARRPLSYKDLGKVRYTAHDGLGALAQACSVVALCLRTDDDLFEVVQNGLLTGLKKGSVIVNHGTGTPANAGHLAELCAQHRIESLDAPVSGARRGAEEKTLTTLVGGPEAVANRCEPLFQSFSRHVVYLGDSGSGQAAKLFNNTMMIMNQANVADLVDLASRYGLNLWKLIEAIKLCSGFSNSLIHINTVLTPETAPHMAAVEAEDMDIFAKVMANAGIDAEAVVARGHHGAKMLPDLIRKLNC
- a CDS encoding SDR family NAD(P)-dependent oxidoreductase, with protein sequence MNTSESPKSQVHDTVRGLALITGASSGIGRAFARRLATDGYDLIAVGRRRDRLDELAAEFPNNEVTPLVADLGTNEGIDAVAKAISASASLTMLINNAGVAHYMSFVDLPPDKASELLHVKAVAPAMLARAAVPAMVTKGRGTIINVSGMLAFGASAQLGPAAGRATYVATLAHMVAFSQALDEELKSKGIRIQVLCPGIVATEFHERQGMDLSALPRMSAEDVVTGSLRGLALGELVCAPGVERADLLEAVVSANLAAFAAQSPQLADRYR